In Pseudomonas fluorescens, the following are encoded in one genomic region:
- the purL gene encoding phosphoribosylformylglycinamidine synthase, with the protein MLILRGAPALSAFRHSKLLEQLSQKVPAVSGLYAEFAHFAEVTGVLTGDEQQVLARLLKYGPSVPVQEPTGRLFLVLPRFGTISPWSSKASDIARNCGLAKIQRLERGIAFYVAGQFSDAEAQLIADGLHDRMTQIVLGNLEQAAGLFSHAEPKPLTAIDVLGGGRAALEKANTELGLALAEDEIDYLVNAFVGLKRNPHDIELMMFAQANSEHCRHKIFNASWDIDGQSQEKSLFGMIKNTYVMHSEGVLSAYKDNASVIVGSVAGRFFPDPETRQYGAVQEPVHILMKVETHNHPTAIAPFPGASTGSGGEIRDEGATGRGAKPKAGLTGFTVSNLQIPGFEQPWEVPYGKPERIVTALDIMIEGPLGGAAFNNEFGRPALTGYFRTFEQSITTPHGDEVRGYHKPIMLAGGMGNIREEHVKKGEILVGSKLIVLGGPAMLIGLGGGAASSMATGTSSADLDFASVQRENPEMERRCQEVIDRCWQLGDKNPISFIHDVGAGGLSNAFPELVNDGDRGGRFELRNIPNDEPGMAPHEIWSNESQERYVLAVGPADFERFKAICERERCPFAVVGEATAEPQLTVTDSHFGNSPVDMPLEVLLGKAPRMHRSVVRENELGDDFDPSTLDIANCVERVLHHPAVASKSFLITIGDRTITGLVARDQMVGPWQVPVADVAVTATSFDVYTGEAMAMGERTPLALLDAPASGRMAIGETLTNIAASRIGKISDIKLSANWMSAAGHPGEDARLYDTVKAVGMELCPELGITIPVGKDSMSMATRWNDEGVDKSVTSPMSLIVTGFAPVTDIRQTLTPQLRMDKGTTDLILIDLGRGQNRMGASILAQVHGKLGKQAPDVDDAEDLKAFFAVIQGLNADGHLLAYHDRSDGGLLTSVVEMAFAGHCGLSLNLDGLAETSADIAAILFNEELGAVIQVRQDATPDILAQFSAAGLGDCVSVIGQPMNNGEISITFNGDTVFEGQRRLLQRQWAETSYQIQRLRDNADCAEQEFDVLLEEDNPGLSVKLSYDVNQDIAAPYIKKGIRPQVAVLREQGVNGQVEMAAAFDRAGFNAIDVHMSDILAGRVDLNEFKGMVACGGFSYGDVLGAGEGWAKSALFNSRARDAFQGFFERNDSFTLGVCNGCQMMSNLHELIPGSEFWPHFVRNRSEQFEARVAMVQIQESNSIFLQGMAGSRMPIAIAHGEGHAEFSSEEALLEADLSGCVAMRFVDNHGKVTESYPANPNGSPRGITGLTSRDGRVTIMMPHPERVFRAVQNSWRSDDWNEDAPLMRMFRNARVWVN; encoded by the coding sequence ATGTTGATCCTGCGCGGCGCTCCTGCCCTTTCTGCCTTTCGCCACAGCAAACTCCTTGAGCAACTGAGCCAGAAGGTTCCGGCTGTCAGTGGCCTGTATGCTGAATTCGCTCACTTCGCCGAAGTCACCGGCGTCCTGACCGGCGACGAACAGCAGGTGCTTGCGCGCCTTCTGAAGTACGGTCCAAGCGTTCCGGTACAGGAACCGACCGGTCGTCTGTTTCTGGTGCTGCCGCGTTTCGGCACCATCTCGCCGTGGTCGAGCAAGGCCAGCGACATCGCCCGCAACTGTGGCCTGGCGAAAATCCAGCGCCTGGAGCGTGGCATCGCGTTCTACGTGGCCGGCCAGTTCAGCGACGCTGAAGCCCAGCTGATCGCCGACGGTCTGCACGACCGCATGACCCAGATCGTCCTGGGCAACCTCGAACAGGCCGCCGGCCTGTTCAGCCACGCCGAACCGAAGCCCCTGACCGCCATCGACGTGTTGGGTGGCGGCCGCGCCGCGCTGGAAAAAGCCAACACCGAGCTGGGCCTGGCCCTGGCCGAAGACGAAATCGACTATCTGGTCAACGCCTTCGTCGGCTTGAAGCGCAACCCGCACGACATCGAACTGATGATGTTCGCCCAGGCGAACTCCGAGCACTGCCGTCACAAGATCTTCAACGCCAGTTGGGACATCGACGGCCAGAGCCAGGAAAAAAGCCTGTTCGGCATGATCAAGAACACCTACGTGATGCACAGCGAAGGCGTTCTGTCGGCTTATAAGGACAACGCTTCGGTGATCGTCGGCTCCGTGGCCGGTCGTTTCTTCCCGGACCCTGAGACCCGCCAGTACGGCGCGGTGCAGGAGCCGGTGCACATCCTGATGAAGGTCGAGACCCACAACCACCCGACCGCGATTGCCCCGTTCCCGGGCGCATCCACCGGTTCCGGCGGCGAGATCCGCGACGAAGGCGCTACCGGCCGTGGTGCCAAGCCGAAGGCTGGCCTGACCGGTTTCACCGTGTCCAACCTGCAGATCCCGGGCTTCGAACAGCCGTGGGAAGTGCCGTACGGCAAGCCTGAGCGCATCGTTACCGCGCTGGACATCATGATCGAAGGCCCGCTGGGCGGCGCGGCATTCAACAACGAATTCGGTCGTCCGGCCCTGACCGGCTACTTCCGTACCTTCGAACAGTCGATCACCACCCCGCACGGTGACGAAGTTCGCGGTTACCACAAGCCGATCATGCTGGCTGGCGGCATGGGCAACATCCGTGAAGAACACGTCAAGAAAGGCGAGATCCTGGTCGGCTCCAAGCTGATCGTGCTCGGCGGCCCGGCGATGCTGATCGGCCTGGGTGGCGGTGCGGCTTCCTCCATGGCCACCGGCACCAGCTCGGCGGACCTGGACTTCGCTTCGGTACAGCGCGAAAACCCGGAAATGGAACGTCGCTGCCAGGAAGTCATCGACCGTTGCTGGCAGCTGGGTGACAAGAACCCGATCAGCTTCATCCACGACGTGGGTGCGGGCGGTCTGTCCAACGCCTTCCCGGAACTGGTCAACGACGGCGACCGCGGTGGCCGTTTCGAACTGCGCAACATTCCAAATGACGAGCCGGGCATGGCCCCGCACGAAATCTGGTCCAACGAATCCCAGGAACGTTACGTCCTGGCGGTCGGTCCGGCTGACTTCGAGCGCTTCAAGGCGATCTGCGAACGTGAGCGTTGCCCGTTTGCCGTAGTCGGCGAAGCCACTGCCGAACCGCAGCTGACCGTCACCGACAGCCACTTCGGCAACAGCCCGGTGGACATGCCGCTGGAAGTGTTGCTGGGCAAGGCTCCACGCATGCACCGTTCGGTGGTTCGTGAAAACGAACTGGGCGACGATTTCGATCCGTCGACCCTCGACATCGCCAACTGCGTCGAGCGCGTCCTGCATCACCCGGCCGTGGCCAGCAAGAGCTTCCTGATCACCATCGGCGACCGCACCATCACCGGCCTCGTGGCCCGTGACCAGATGGTCGGCCCGTGGCAGGTTCCGGTGGCTGACGTGGCCGTCACCGCCACCAGCTTCGACGTCTACACCGGTGAAGCCATGGCCATGGGCGAGCGTACTCCGCTGGCACTGCTGGACGCTCCGGCGTCGGGTCGCATGGCCATCGGCGAAACCCTGACCAACATCGCGGCTTCGCGTATCGGCAAGATCTCCGACATCAAGCTGTCGGCGAACTGGATGTCCGCAGCCGGTCACCCAGGTGAAGACGCCCGCCTGTACGACACCGTGAAAGCGGTCGGCATGGAACTGTGCCCTGAGCTGGGCATCACCATTCCGGTGGGCAAGGACTCGATGTCCATGGCCACGCGCTGGAACGATGAAGGCGTAGACAAGTCCGTGACTTCGCCGATGTCCCTGATCGTGACCGGTTTCGCGCCAGTGACTGACATCCGTCAGACCCTGACCCCGCAACTGCGCATGGACAAGGGCACCACCGACCTGATCCTGATCGACCTGGGCCGTGGCCAGAACCGCATGGGCGCCTCGATCCTCGCGCAGGTTCACGGCAAGCTCGGCAAACAGGCTCCGGACGTCGATGACGCCGAAGACCTGAAAGCCTTCTTCGCCGTAATCCAGGGCCTCAATGCCGACGGTCACCTGCTGGCTTACCACGACCGTTCCGACGGTGGTCTGTTGACCAGCGTTGTCGAGATGGCGTTCGCCGGTCACTGCGGTCTGAGCCTGAACCTCGACGGTCTGGCAGAAACCTCCGCCGACATCGCCGCGATCCTGTTCAACGAAGAACTGGGCGCCGTGATCCAGGTTCGCCAGGACGCCACCCCGGACATCCTCGCGCAGTTCAGCGCTGCCGGCCTGGGTGACTGCGTGTCGGTGATCGGTCAGCCGATGAACAACGGCGAGATCAGCATCACCTTCAACGGCGACACCGTGTTCGAAGGCCAGCGTCGTCTGCTGCAACGCCAGTGGGCCGAGACCAGCTACCAGATCCAGCGTCTGCGTGACAACGCCGACTGCGCCGAGCAAGAGTTCGACGTGCTGCTGGAAGAGGACAACCCGGGCCTGAGCGTCAAGCTCAGCTACGACGTCAACCAGGACATCGCCGCGCCTTACATCAAGAAAGGCATTCGCCCACAGGTTGCCGTACTGCGTGAGCAGGGCGTCAACGGTCAGGTGGAAATGGCGGCTGCGTTCGACCGCGCCGGTTTCAATGCGATCGACGTACACATGAGCGACATTCTGGCCGGCCGTGTCGACCTGAACGAGTTCAAGGGCATGGTCGCTTGCGGTGGTTTCTCCTACGGCGACGTACTGGGTGCCGGTGAAGGCTGGGCGAAATCCGCGCTGTTCAACAGCCGTGCCCGCGATGCGTTCCAGGGCTTCTTCGAGCGTAACGACAGCTTCACCCTCGGCGTGTGCAACGGTTGCCAGATGATGTCCAACCTGCACGAGCTGATCCCGGGCAGCGAGTTCTGGCCGCACTTCGTGCGTAACCGTTCCGAGCAGTTCGAAGCCCGCGTTGCGATGGTGCAGATCCAGGAGTCGAACTCGATCTTCCTGCAAGGCATGGCCGGTTCGCGTATGCCGATCGCCATTGCTCACGGCGAAGGTCATGCCGAGTTCTCCAGCGAAGAAGCACTGCTGGAAGCCGACCTGTCCGGTTGCGTGGCGATGCGTTTCGTCGACAACCACGGCAAGGTCACCGAAAGCTACCCGGCCAACCCGAACGGTTCGCCGCGCGGGATCACCGGTTTGACCAGCCGC
- the mltF gene encoding membrane-bound lytic murein transglycosylase MltF: MFFPTALRPRYAKWLIATGLFLMLGGCVDKPNTLERVKEDGVLRVVTRNSPATYFQDRNGETGFEYELVKRFADDLGVELKIETADNLDDLFNQVGKPNGPVLAAAGLVSSEERKKQVRFSHSYLEVTPQIIYRNGQSRPTDAKDLVGKKIMVLKGSTHAEQLAQLKQKFPGIEYEESDAVEVVDLLRMVDEGQIDLTLVDSNEVAMNQVYFTNIRVAFDLGDASNQSWAVAPGDDNSLLNEINDYLDKVKKNGTLQRLKDRYYGHVDVLGYMGATTFAQHLQQRLPKYEQHFKSYAKKEKVDWRLLAAIGYQESLWQPAVTSKTGVRGLMMLTQNTAQAMGVSNRLDPRQSIMGGAKYLAYMKDQLDDSIQEPDRTWFALAAYNVGSGHLDDARKLAAKEGLNPDKWLDVKKILPRLSEKKWYSKTRYGYARGGEPVHFVANIRRYYDILTWVTQPQLEGDQVAEGKLLVPGIDKSKPAQEPAPL, from the coding sequence ATGTTTTTCCCAACGGCTTTGCGTCCGCGGTACGCCAAATGGCTGATCGCAACCGGACTCTTCCTGATGCTCGGTGGCTGTGTTGATAAACCCAACACGCTCGAGCGCGTAAAGGAGGATGGTGTGCTGCGGGTGGTTACCCGAAACAGCCCCGCCACCTACTTTCAGGATCGCAACGGTGAAACCGGCTTCGAATACGAGCTGGTGAAGCGCTTCGCCGACGATCTGGGGGTCGAGCTCAAGATCGAGACCGCCGACAACCTCGATGACCTGTTCAACCAGGTCGGCAAGCCCAATGGCCCGGTGCTGGCGGCGGCCGGCCTGGTCAGCAGCGAAGAGCGCAAGAAGCAGGTGCGCTTCTCCCACTCCTATCTCGAAGTCACCCCGCAGATCATCTACCGCAACGGCCAGTCCCGGCCGACCGATGCGAAAGATCTGGTGGGCAAGAAGATCATGGTGCTCAAGGGCAGCACCCACGCCGAACAACTCGCGCAGCTGAAACAGAAATTTCCCGGCATCGAATACGAAGAGTCTGACGCAGTCGAGGTCGTCGATCTCCTGCGCATGGTGGACGAAGGTCAGATCGACCTGACACTGGTCGACTCCAACGAAGTGGCGATGAACCAGGTGTACTTCACCAACATCAGGGTCGCCTTCGACCTCGGTGACGCCAGCAACCAGAGCTGGGCTGTCGCCCCGGGCGACGACAACAGCCTGCTCAACGAAATCAACGACTATCTCGACAAGGTCAAGAAGAACGGCACCCTGCAACGCCTCAAGGACCGCTACTACGGACATGTCGACGTCCTCGGCTACATGGGCGCCACCACGTTTGCCCAACACTTGCAGCAACGCCTGCCCAAGTACGAACAGCACTTCAAGTCATACGCCAAGAAAGAGAAAGTCGACTGGCGCCTGCTGGCGGCCATCGGGTACCAGGAGTCGTTGTGGCAACCGGCGGTCACCTCCAAGACCGGCGTGCGCGGCCTGATGATGCTGACCCAGAACACCGCGCAGGCCATGGGCGTGTCCAATCGCCTGGACCCCAGGCAGAGCATCATGGGCGGCGCCAAGTACCTGGCCTACATGAAAGACCAGCTCGACGATTCGATTCAGGAGCCGGACCGGACCTGGTTTGCCCTGGCGGCCTACAACGTCGGCAGCGGCCACCTGGATGACGCACGCAAACTGGCGGCCAAGGAAGGCTTGAACCCGGACAAATGGCTGGATGTGAAGAAGATCCTGCCGCGCCTGTCGGAAAAGAAGTGGTACAGCAAAACCCGTTACGGCTACGCCCGTGGCGGTGAACCGGTGCATTTCGTGGCGAACATCCGTCGCTACTACGACATCCTGACCTGGGTCACGCAGCCGCAGCTTGAGGGTGATCAGGTCGCCGAGGGCAAACTGCTTGTTCCGGGGATCGACAAGAGCAAGCCTGCTCAAGAGCCAGCACCGCTCTGA
- the pdxJ gene encoding pyridoxine 5'-phosphate synthase, translating into MTTSTRILLGVNIDHVATLRQARGTRYPDPVKAALDAEEAGADGITVHLREDRRHIQERDVLLLKDVLQTRMNFEMGVTEEMMQFAERIRPAHICLVPETRQELTTEGGLDVAGQEARIKAAVERLSKIGSEVSLFIDADERQIAASRRVGAPAIELHTGRYADAETPTEVAEELKRVADGVAFGLAQGLIVNAGHGLHYHNVEAVAAIKGINELNIGHALVAHALFVGFKSAVSEMKALILAAAAKA; encoded by the coding sequence GTGACCACCAGCACCCGCATTCTTCTTGGCGTGAACATCGACCACGTCGCCACCCTGCGTCAGGCCCGGGGCACCCGTTACCCGGACCCGGTCAAGGCAGCACTGGACGCGGAAGAGGCGGGCGCCGACGGCATCACCGTGCACCTGCGCGAAGACCGTCGGCACATTCAGGAACGCGACGTTCTGCTGCTCAAGGACGTGCTGCAAACCCGCATGAACTTCGAAATGGGCGTCACCGAGGAAATGATGCAGTTCGCCGAACGCATCCGCCCGGCGCACATTTGCCTGGTACCGGAAACCCGTCAGGAGCTGACCACCGAAGGTGGCCTGGACGTGGCGGGTCAGGAAGCGCGGATCAAAGCCGCGGTCGAGCGCCTGTCGAAGATCGGCTCCGAAGTGTCGCTGTTCATCGATGCCGATGAGCGCCAGATCGCAGCTTCGCGTCGTGTTGGTGCACCGGCCATCGAACTGCACACCGGGCGTTATGCCGATGCCGAGACGCCGACCGAAGTCGCCGAAGAACTCAAGCGTGTGGCCGATGGCGTGGCCTTCGGCCTGGCCCAGGGGCTGATCGTCAATGCCGGCCATGGCCTGCACTATCACAACGTTGAAGCGGTGGCGGCGATCAAGGGCATCAACGAACTGAACATCGGCCATGCGCTGGTGGCCCATGCGCTGTTCGTTGGCTTCAAGTCGGCTGTTTCGGAGATGAAGGCGCTGATTCTGGCGGCGGCTGCCAAGGCCTAA
- the recO gene encoding DNA repair protein RecO — translation MSQPIAQPAYVLHSRAYRENSALVDFLTPQGRLRAVLRSARGKAGTLARPFVPLEVEFRGKGELKNVGRMESAGVSTWLSGEALFSGLYLNELLIRLLPAEDPLPSVFDHYAATLLALAEGRPLEPLLRSFEWRLLDDLGYGFSLTADIHDQPIAPDGLYRLQVDAGLERVYLLQPGLFNGTELLAMAEADWSAPGALSAAKRLMRQALAVHLGGRPLVSRELFRKP, via the coding sequence ATGTCCCAACCCATCGCCCAACCCGCCTACGTCCTGCACTCCCGCGCCTACCGTGAAAACAGTGCGCTGGTGGATTTCCTGACACCGCAAGGTCGGCTGCGGGCGGTGTTGCGCAGTGCGCGGGGCAAGGCCGGGACGCTGGCGCGGCCATTCGTGCCATTGGAAGTCGAATTCCGGGGCAAGGGCGAGCTGAAGAACGTCGGGCGCATGGAAAGTGCCGGGGTTTCCACTTGGCTAAGCGGCGAGGCGCTGTTCAGCGGTCTTTACCTCAATGAACTGCTGATTCGCCTGTTGCCCGCTGAAGATCCGCTTCCCTCGGTGTTCGATCACTATGCCGCGACTTTGCTGGCGCTGGCCGAAGGTCGGCCGCTGGAGCCGTTGCTGCGCTCCTTCGAGTGGCGCTTGCTCGATGACCTCGGCTACGGTTTTTCCCTGACTGCTGATATTCATGATCAACCCATCGCACCGGACGGTCTCTACCGTTTGCAAGTGGATGCGGGGCTTGAACGTGTCTATCTGCTGCAACCGGGCCTGTTCAACGGCACCGAACTGCTGGCGATGGCTGAAGCCGACTGGTCCGCCCCCGGCGCCCTGTCTGCCGCCAAGCGCTTGATGCGCCAGGCGTTGGCCGTTCACTTGGGCGGCCGTCCACTTGTCAGTCGCGAACTGTTTCGCAAGCCCTGA
- the era gene encoding GTPase Era: MTDTNATRCGYVAIVGRPNVGKSTLLNHILGQKLAITSRKPQTTRHNMLGIKTEGDVQAIYVDTPGMHKGGEKALNRYMNKTASAALKDVDVVIFVVDRTKWTEEDQMVLERVQYVTGPLIVALNKTDRIEDKAELMPHLSWLQEQLPNAQIIPISAQHGHNLDALERVIADHLPENDHFFPEDQITDRSSRFLAAELVREKIMRQMGAELPYQITVEIEEFKQQGKTLHIHALILVERDGQKKIIIGDKGERIKRIGTEARKDMELLFDSKIMLNLWVKVKGGWSDDERALRSLGYGDL; this comes from the coding sequence ATGACTGATACAAACGCAACTCGCTGTGGCTATGTTGCCATCGTCGGCCGTCCGAACGTGGGCAAGTCCACGCTGCTGAACCACATCCTCGGTCAGAAGCTGGCGATCACCTCGCGCAAACCGCAAACCACCCGTCACAACATGCTCGGTATCAAGACCGAGGGCGATGTGCAGGCTATCTATGTCGACACCCCCGGTATGCACAAGGGTGGCGAGAAGGCCCTGAACCGCTACATGAACAAGACCGCTTCGGCGGCGTTGAAAGACGTCGACGTGGTGATCTTCGTGGTCGACCGCACCAAGTGGACCGAAGAAGACCAGATGGTTCTCGAGCGCGTCCAGTACGTGACCGGCCCACTGATCGTGGCGTTGAACAAGACCGATCGCATCGAAGACAAAGCCGAGCTGATGCCGCACCTGAGCTGGTTGCAGGAGCAGTTGCCGAATGCACAGATCATCCCTATTTCCGCACAGCACGGGCACAACCTCGATGCACTGGAGCGCGTGATCGCCGATCACCTGCCGGAAAACGATCACTTCTTCCCGGAAGACCAGATCACCGACCGCAGCAGCCGTTTCCTCGCCGCCGAACTGGTGCGCGAGAAAATCATGCGCCAGATGGGTGCCGAGCTGCCGTACCAGATCACCGTTGAAATCGAAGAGTTCAAGCAGCAGGGCAAGACCCTGCACATCCATGCCTTGATCCTCGTCGAGCGCGATGGCCAGAAGAAAATCATCATTGGCGACAAGGGCGAGCGCATCAAGCGTATCGGCACCGAAGCGCGCAAGGACATGGAGCTACTGTTCGACTCCAAGATCATGCTCAACCTGTGGGTCAAGGTTAAGGGTGGCTGGTCCGATGACGAGCGTGCATTGCGTTCGTTGGGTTATGGCGATTTGTAA
- the rnc gene encoding ribonuclease III has product MSVSLSRLERQLGYTFKDQELMVLALTHRSFAGRNNERLEFLGDAILNFVAGEALFERFPLAREGQLSRLRARLVKGETLAVLARGFDLGEYLRLGSGELKSGGFRRESILADALEALIGAIYLDAGMEMARERVLAWLAGEFEGLTLVDTNKDPKTRLQEFLQSRGCELPRYEVVDIQGEPHCRTFFVECEIILLNEKSRGQGVSRRIAEQVAAAAALIALGVENGND; this is encoded by the coding sequence GTGAGCGTCTCCTTAAGCCGTCTAGAGCGTCAGCTCGGCTACACCTTCAAGGATCAGGAACTGATGGTCCTGGCCCTGACTCACCGCAGCTTTGCCGGGCGTAACAACGAACGCCTGGAATTCCTCGGTGACGCCATTCTCAACTTCGTCGCCGGCGAGGCGCTGTTCGAGCGTTTCCCGCTGGCTCGCGAAGGCCAGTTGTCGCGTTTGCGCGCGCGTCTGGTCAAAGGTGAGACCCTGGCCGTACTGGCCCGTGGTTTCGATCTGGGCGAATACTTGCGCCTGGGTTCCGGCGAGCTGAAAAGCGGCGGCTTCCGTCGCGAGTCGATTCTGGCCGATGCCCTCGAAGCGCTGATCGGTGCGATCTACCTCGATGCCGGCATGGAAATGGCCCGCGAGCGTGTGCTCGCCTGGCTCGCTGGCGAGTTCGAAGGCCTGACGCTGGTCGACACCAACAAAGATCCAAAGACCCGCCTGCAAGAGTTCCTGCAGTCCCGTGGTTGTGAGCTGCCGCGTTACGAAGTGGTGGATATCCAGGGTGAGCCGCATTGCCGGACGTTCTTCGTCGAATGCGAAATCATCTTACTGAATGAAAAAAGCCGAGGTCAGGGTGTGAGTCGTCGTATTGCCGAACAGGTAGCGGCCGCCGCAGCACTGATTGCCCTGGGTGTGGAGAATGGCAATGACTGA
- the lepB gene encoding signal peptidase I, whose protein sequence is MSLNFPLLLVIAVFVCGLLALLDLLVLAPRRRAAIASYQGSVSQPDMVVVEKLNKEPLLVEYGKSFFPVLFIVLVLRSFLVEPFQIPSGSMKPTLDVGDFILVSKFSYGIRLPVIDKKVIEVGDPQRGDVMVFRYPSDPNVNYIKRVVGLPGDTVRYTADKRLFVNGQSIAEQLVGSEPGTLGSAELYKEKLGAAEHMIRKEMSRYRAMPDHSWTVPTGHYFMMGDNRDNSNDSRYWDDPSIPKDLLGMVPDKNIVGKAFAVWMSWPEPKLSHLPNFSRVGLIK, encoded by the coding sequence ATGTCACTAAATTTCCCGCTGTTGCTGGTCATCGCCGTGTTCGTCTGCGGCCTGTTGGCGTTGCTCGATCTGTTGGTCCTGGCCCCGCGTCGGCGTGCCGCCATCGCCTCCTATCAGGGCAGCGTCAGCCAGCCTGACATGGTCGTGGTCGAGAAGCTGAACAAAGAACCGCTGCTGGTTGAATACGGCAAGTCGTTCTTCCCGGTGTTGTTCATCGTGCTGGTGCTGCGTTCGTTCCTGGTGGAACCGTTCCAGATTCCTTCCGGTTCGATGAAACCAACCCTGGATGTCGGCGACTTCATCCTGGTGAGCAAGTTTTCCTACGGGATCCGCTTGCCGGTGATCGACAAAAAGGTCATCGAAGTCGGTGATCCGCAGCGCGGCGATGTCATGGTGTTCCGCTACCCGAGCGATCCGAACGTCAACTACATCAAGCGTGTGGTTGGCTTGCCGGGCGACACGGTTCGTTACACTGCCGACAAGCGTCTGTTCGTCAACGGCCAATCGATTGCCGAGCAACTGGTCGGCTCCGAGCCGGGCACGCTGGGCAGCGCTGAGCTCTACAAGGAAAAACTCGGCGCGGCCGAGCACATGATCCGCAAGGAAATGAGCCGCTACCGTGCAATGCCGGACCATTCGTGGACCGTGCCGACCGGGCACTACTTCATGATGGGCGACAACCGCGACAACTCGAACGACAGTCGCTACTGGGATGATCCGAGCATTCCCAAGGATCTGCTGGGCATGGTTCCCGACAAGAATATCGTCGGCAAGGCCTTTGCGGTCTGGATGAGCTGGCCGGAACCCAAACTCAGTCACCTGCCGAATTTCTCGCGGGTTGGCCTGATCAAGTAA